The DNA segment GATGAGAGCCAGGACTGGGGCAGGCTCTGGAACACAGTGACCGGCAGGTGCTGTTGTCTACGGTGCCCACTACAATTTAGTCGTGTGCTGTCACTACCACGTCACTCACCTCCCCCACCGTGTGCCAAGAGTGAGGTCAAGGTGGATTTCTGGTTGCCCTCAAAGGGTCAAGGCTGGGGAGTAACCAGGTTTCTTTGGGCTGAGTGGCAGGGtggtccctgcccagcccagcccggccgaGCCCAGCGCAGCGGGAGGAGCTGCTGTAAGACGGTGCCATGCTGAGTGCGCCATGTCATGTGCTGCAGAGTTGAGATGTGGGTTAGAAAGAAGGCCTGGCATCTCATTCCCCAGGCTCTGGTGGGTGGGTAGCGTGAGGCCCATGCACTCGGTTGCCAAGGAGGTACGGGCTACAGAGATGGGCAGAAGCTTGCAAATCCCACAGTGCACCTTGGAGGAGAGATGGTTACCTTACCAGTCCTTCCAGACGTGGCTGCCATCATGCTTAACACTTGTAGGAatggagctgtggcacagccactCCACTAGCTGCAATAAGGCATCACTAGGGCGTCCCAtctccagggacagctctgagctTCGGGGCTAGCCTGCGCTGGCATCATGGCTGGAGGTCACTAGGGACATCAAAGGAGGGGTTTGAGACagtgtgggaaggagggaaggcagATGGGACAATCTTCAAGTAACCAGAGTCCCCAGTGGGCCAGGGtcaggctgcaggcacagctaGGGCAGCCTGGTGCCTGCCCAGGCATGgatgtgccaggagcagcagccatcAGCTGGGAGTGGCTTACCAAGGGCTCCCAAGGCCAGGCCAGCCTCTCAccacctcctgcccctcatccctcctgccagccctctGAGCAGCTCTTCAGGAGGCCAGGTCAGGCCAGCTCCTCTCCCCCTTGCTGaactcagtgctgcaggaggatgagCCCTTCAGGTTTAAACCTACTGTGACAAGATCTTGGTTTAATTACATCCTCCAACTCCTTGCCTGCCTCAAGGCTGGTCACCATGGAGCTGCTACAGCTCTGGCCATCCCCTGGATGCCCTCCAGCCAACACCAGTCACCAGGAGGAAGAACTGACTGGTACAGGGAATAACCCACAAGCCCACCACATGAGTGagccagcccctcccagtgAGGGCAGAGGGCTCAGCACGTGGGGACTAAGGGCACAGCTTTCAGCCCAGCTTGTGAGCAAAAGTcatctccctgctgtgctccaccCTCAGCTCTGCAAGGGACAGGGttccagcccagggctgcctgcatGAGTAATATTTAACCCCACTAAATTTTATTGGTAACATATCCTGTGCCAGGACATGTCCCTGCAGGGTCAGcactggctcagcacagccaggagcagctgggactgcCTGGCAGCCTCTTTGGAAAGGAGCTGGGTCCAGCCACAGCCTGGAGGGTCTGCTCTGGCTCCCTAAGGCCCATCACCACCCATGGACCCCATggggcagggagctctgcctACACAGGGAGCTCCTCAGGGTCTTGGGTGAGGCCAGACAACCTCTTTGGAAACCAGCAGCTCACCAGCTGGAGGGCAGGAACTAAGACCCCAGAGGGAAAAGCTGTAGCTGGAGGCCTCCATAACACCCTCCATTCTTCAAGAGCAGAGTATACTCCCCCACTTTTCACAATAAAGTTTTGGTGTCTAACCCTCACAATCCAGGGTACCCTATGCAGTCACCAATGACCATCCTGGAAGAAACTGCAGTAGAAGTATCACCTCCCTCAACCACCTCAGATAGGCCAGAGGGATTGATTTTTTCCTGGTCCTCCCTTTCAGGGCCAATTCAACCTTGCCCACCACCCTACACACACAAGGGGCAAGAAGACCCCTCTCTCCTGGGCCActggggagcacagcacagccctgtaGTTGTAGACATCACTACCAACTTTTGGAAAACACCAGCAAGCACAACCTTCCCAGTGAAGAACCAGCCTGGCTCTGAAGGTCCTTGGAAGAACATTCCAGTGCTCTTCCTGGTCCTCTACCCCCCAAGGAATTTCAGCCAACAACAGCTCACCTGCAGAAGGGCAAAAGCaggggagctctgcaggtgtGAGAGGGGCAGGACAGAGGATGGGAGCTGGCATCCACTCCACTGGCATTTGGGAAGCAAGCTTGGCTTGAAGCTGGGCAGTTACCATCACAAAGCTTGCAGGAAGCAACAGGATGCCCAAGGGCCAACACAGCTCACTGCCAGCCAGGATGGTGAGAGGAcacagctcctcttcctctccattGAAGCAGGGAAGAGTAGGAGTcaagccctgcctggcagggcagagagcagaggttAAGCCCCAGTGCTCAGCCCCCAGTCTCCCATGGCACCACTacaggagcagagacagaagcAGGCAGAGCACAACTGGCTGGTGAcactgagcagggcagggacaggggttCCAGCTTCTCCTGGACAAGTGCTTCAAACCAAGCACCTCAACTTGAAATTAGGACACTGCTACTCTGTTTTGACTTTCCCTTTGAATGTTCATGGTTTCAAGGTTTATGTGGTCTCTGTACATTAAAGCACCCATGTCAGACCAGTGCAGGCATCCCTACATCCTCAGCTGTCAGCAAGCAAACCTTGGGACACCAGGCAACTGGTTGCACCACCATTTGCACTTCAAGAGGCTCATGCATGGAATGACTCTCCTCACTAGCCTGTACTGAGGGTGGCTAACATTCTGTCCCACCAGTTCTCACTCTGGCAAGGCTCTAGTCACTCATCTCCTGCAGGACACTCCAGCTTTGGAATGTCATTAGGCCTATGGGGTCCCAGCTGAGGCCCCCAATTTAGCACAGAGCTAAGCCCACGGCTTTTGCTGTCACTTGGGGTGACACTTCATAGCTGTGTTACTCACTGGTAGGAAGTATTTCCTCAATGTAGTTCTCTGGCCATGGGGAGCAACAGGACCAGCCAGAAATCGAGCCCTGACTTCCTCCCACCCACTTTGCCCCTTGCAGGAAGGCAGGGTCAGAAAtcatcccccagctctgcctgctcctggccaCACAGACCCCTCTcttgggctggcaggagcaggctgtgcccaggagccAAGGTGCAGAGGCCAGAGTCAAACCAGCCAAGCAGAGCCCACCGGGCTGAGAGCAGGaagggcccagcccagcccagggagggactCACCTGAGcgtgaagagcagcagctgcagctgcagccgcCGGGTAGGTGAAGGCAGCGTGGGGGATGGCAGGGGTCAGCTCCGTGGTGTACAGGGGGTAGGGAGCCCACGCTTCTGGGGAGGCTGGGATGAGAGCTGCTCCAGTCAGGTCATCTAGACAGGAGGAGACAAAAGGGATAGTGTCCCAGGAGCTGGCCCCCACAGCCTGCTTTAGGGACTGGCTCCAGATTCCCCACCCCAGGCCAAAGCTTTGCACTGCCATCCTGATGGGGTATAAaatctgtgtgcacagctgccCCTCTGgcctcccagcctggccaggagaAGTCAGGAATGTGCTGCATTACAGCCCCATGTGGGCTTTGAACAGACTGGTCTacacaggcagcaggacagggggcTCAGAGCCACATTACAGCCCACCCCATAAGCCTCAGCAGGGCAACTCAGCCCACAGGTGATGGCACAGGACTCATCCTTTATGTTTCACACTTAGGGATGCTTTAAGGATTTACAGCACCACTTGAGCTACCAAATCCAACTTTCATGTCTCAGCATCTCTATGTTGGCCAGATGCCTGTTATCCTCCTGCTGGCCTCCCTACCCCAGGCAGATTTCAGGCAGAGCAAAGGTGTGTCTGGGTTCTTTCCATCGTTGGGCACTCTCAGGCTGGAGCCATGACCTCCAAGCCCCTCCCAGCATACTCACAGGGGTCCCGTGCAATGAAATGTGCCCCCAAGGCAGGGTGGATGTTGGTGGGGTTCGGTGTGGCCATCAGCTTGCTCTTGGCCATCTTTGTGTTGGCTTTGGCGAATTCTAACCGCAGGGTCTGGGGGTTCTCGGGGTCGAAGCGGATGCCCTGCCACAGGAGAGAGCACAGGAGGTGAAGCTCCAGTCCAAGCACAGCCTGTGGTTATTCATGGAGCAAAGCCCAGCTGAGGAACCAAGGCCACCACACTGCAGTCACGTGCCCAGATTTTTGTCACCTCGCTGCAACACTCAAGTTCCCaggtgcttttattttcatgtttagCTGGCCCAGGAGCACTGTTTCCAACAAGAGGGATATGAGGGATACAGCTCTGCCCCTTATAAGCAGCTCACCAACCACTACAGCAGGGATGGCTATGAACacaggaaaactgggataactgTCAATACTGGAGTTGGAATAATCCCCACAGGGAATGGGGGGTTATTACAGCTCTCCCTGTGGGAGCTCCCATCTGTGGTGCCAACCTGACCAGAGGCACTAGCAGGTGTCACAAAGTGCAAGGCAAGTTCTACAGCACAGCAGAACCACATCCTGCTGACCAGATCCCACCAACACTCCAGCAGGATGAGGATCATTTTGGGTGTCCTTTCCATGTTGACCATCCCCAAGATATTTTCTTGAGTCACAGCAGGTCCCCACACCCTCAGAGCTGTTGTCAAAAACTCCAGAGACAGCTTGCATCCATTTGCCCAGGCTGATGTCAGCCTTGAACAGGTCTCCTGCTCCCCTggtgggatgctgcaggatcATTTCACTTTCACAtctggggcacagctggcaggcCCTGCCTTtctgtgccctcagctctgGGTCCAGCCAGGCACGTGGCCCCAGCCCCCACCTCTGGTACTCACATTCAAGGCGTTCTTCGCTGCTTCAGCGCCAGCCCGGCTGTCAAAGGTCACAAAACCCACTGGctgaaagaaacagcaaaacaacaacaCTGATTCCACTCTGATTcttccagctcctcagcctgcCTTGCCACCCCCTCTGTCCCAGACAACCAGCGGGAGAAACCATTCTAAACTGCAGAGGGGCTTCAAGCAGAGCTTGGGTCATTGGCTTAAGATTCTGCTCTGCACCTGCTCCCACCACAAATGCTTTGGCATTCCTGTGTGTAGGGACACCACTCACCCTGACAAGCCCCCAGCAGGGCACCCCTGCCCTGACCAGCATGGAGTGGGGAAGGCTGATGGCAGCACAAGGTTTGAGGCTGAAGCCTCAAGTCTTACCCAGGGCAGCAAGGGAACACAGAGACATTCAGAACATGCTGGGTCAGTAGAACCCTGCTGTGTAGCTGGTGCTGGCCCAGACAGGGCTTTACACAGTGAAATGgcatttttcccttctcccctcctgGCATGTTCAGTTTGCtagcaaaagtaaaaaatacacAGGCTGGAAGGAGGTACCTGCTTTGAAGTCAGCTTGATCAGTGACCCCTCATAACcctgcaggagagaaggaagcaaGTCAGTGTCAGGCTCCTGGAGAAGCCATGCTACAACCTAGACAGCAcaacagctc comes from the Oenanthe melanoleuca isolate GR-GAL-2019-014 chromosome 10, OMel1.0, whole genome shotgun sequence genome and includes:
- the RBPMS2 gene encoding RNA-binding protein with multiple splicing 2 is translated as MSNLNKDTEHTNSGGTVEEEVRTLFVSGLPVDIKPRELYLLFRPFKGYEGSLIKLTSKQPVGFVTFDSRAGAEAAKNALNGIRFDPENPQTLRLEFAKANTKMAKSKLMATPNPTNIHPALGAHFIARDPYDLTGAALIPASPEAWAPYPLYTTELTPAIPHAAFTYPAAAAAAAALHAQMRWYPPSEATQQGWKSRQFC